From a region of the Aeoliella mucimassa genome:
- the tssB gene encoding type VI secretion system contractile sheath small subunit: protein MSESQQHTLDRVRPPRVQITYDVETNGALEKKELPFVVGVMADLSGDAAADNKPLKQRKFVPIDRDNFNEVMEKAEPRLAMNVADRLTGEVDTNLSVALKFSNITDYEPQNVAKQVPSLNKLLEARHKLRQVLSTMEGNDSYTGLLEEVLGDPEAAKSLASELGTEEETK, encoded by the coding sequence ATGAGCGAAAGCCAGCAACATACTCTCGATCGAGTACGTCCGCCACGCGTACAAATCACTTACGATGTTGAAACCAATGGAGCCCTCGAAAAGAAAGAGCTTCCTTTTGTTGTGGGTGTGATGGCCGATCTCAGCGGTGACGCCGCGGCCGACAACAAGCCCCTGAAGCAACGCAAGTTTGTGCCGATCGACCGAGACAACTTCAACGAAGTCATGGAAAAGGCAGAACCTCGCCTGGCGATGAACGTCGCTGACCGTCTGACTGGCGAAGTCGATACCAACCTGTCAGTCGCTCTGAAGTTCAGCAATATCACCGATTACGAACCTCAGAACGTTGCGAAGCAAGTCCCCTCGTTGAACAAGTTGCTCGAAGCCCGTCATAAGCTTCGCCAGGTGCTGAGCACCATGGAAGGCAACGATTCGTACACAGGTCTTCTGGAAGAAGTACTGGGCGATCCCGAAGCTGCCAAGTCGCTGGCCAGCGAACTCGGCACGGAAGAAGAGACGAAGTAG
- a CDS encoding type VI secretion system protein TssA, which yields MQEDHSNTLVCEPAAADTCAVDESYYAHRFAPTFRELRREEHPLDFDDVTRPEVLKTADWKAIYELCHQSLAGPTKDLRIACHLVEAGLRVDGLCGFCDALAQLNEVVDTSWESLIPIAQDDSHETRATPVENLLDDPDRGVCLPNTLRSYPLFGLSPRVSYNKLVQLTRSTDPNDQDRLSHFRSNVPPEHYREIVNVLEECDDHLNRLSKSLQLHMGDEAPALLNLRAALTDIRNLVAAEMALLGVYSASSTTNTPDLPSDTQTPAASTDLLHLDREGLYYLLDQAADRLRGMEPHSPIPYLVKRAVRLGRLPFPALMKHVIREESILTELNREFGIADSEGHTPVA from the coding sequence ATGCAAGAAGACCACTCGAACACCTTGGTCTGCGAACCTGCCGCCGCAGATACATGCGCGGTCGACGAGTCGTACTACGCTCATCGCTTTGCTCCGACGTTTCGAGAGCTCCGTCGCGAAGAACACCCTTTGGACTTCGACGATGTCACGCGTCCGGAAGTTCTAAAAACGGCCGATTGGAAGGCAATTTACGAGCTTTGCCATCAGTCACTCGCCGGCCCTACGAAGGACCTTCGCATCGCATGCCACCTTGTGGAAGCTGGGCTACGAGTCGACGGATTATGTGGTTTTTGCGATGCCCTTGCCCAGCTCAATGAAGTGGTCGACACATCTTGGGAATCTCTGATCCCCATAGCTCAAGACGATTCGCACGAAACTCGCGCGACTCCTGTCGAGAACCTGCTGGACGATCCAGATCGGGGTGTTTGCTTGCCCAATACACTACGGTCGTATCCGCTGTTCGGATTGTCCCCGCGAGTTAGCTACAACAAACTTGTGCAACTTACGCGGTCAACCGACCCCAATGACCAAGATCGACTCTCGCACTTCCGTTCGAATGTTCCACCGGAGCACTATCGGGAGATTGTGAATGTGCTGGAGGAATGCGACGATCACTTAAACCGTCTTTCGAAGAGCCTCCAACTCCACATGGGCGACGAGGCTCCCGCTCTGCTCAACCTGCGGGCCGCTTTGACCGACATTCGAAATCTTGTGGCGGCGGAAATGGCACTGCTTGGTGTCTATTCGGCTTCTTCCACAACCAACACACCCGATCTCCCATCGGACACCCAAACTCCGGCAGCTAGCACCGATCTCTTACACCTTGATCGTGAGGGGCTCTACTACCTGCTAGATCAGGCCGCCGATCGCTTGCGAGGCATGGAGCCCCATAGTCCCATCCCCTACCTGGTAAAGCGCGCGGTGCGACTAGGACGCCTGCCTTTCCCAGCATTAATGAAGCATGTTATTCGCGAGGAATCGATCCTCACCGAATTGAACAGAGAATTCGGCATTGCCGACTCCGAAGGACACACACCAGTCGCATGA
- a CDS encoding DotU family type IV/VI secretion system protein, giving the protein MTVSYRETVDQLVSYALKVHEAANSLGQRNFEYEQAVLLNQLLELPESTSDQVGDLGPRYALACWLDEIFVQDSPWSSQWNENKLESRLYGVNDRAWEFWRLAKVAESRGDEELLRTLYVCVALGFRGQLRNDPESLESWMERTKVRITRGGRSSRSMDVFDTPMSTPPLLTGEREFRRASTAAMVATLASAPVITYALVQYVLR; this is encoded by the coding sequence ATGACTGTGTCGTATCGTGAAACTGTCGATCAACTAGTTAGCTACGCACTCAAGGTGCATGAGGCAGCCAACTCGCTTGGGCAGCGCAACTTTGAGTACGAACAAGCGGTTCTTCTGAATCAACTGTTGGAGCTTCCTGAATCGACCTCCGATCAAGTGGGCGATCTCGGCCCACGCTATGCCCTTGCTTGTTGGCTGGATGAGATCTTTGTGCAGGATTCTCCGTGGTCGTCGCAGTGGAATGAGAATAAGCTCGAGTCTCGCCTGTATGGGGTGAACGATCGGGCATGGGAATTTTGGCGATTGGCCAAAGTGGCAGAGTCGCGAGGAGACGAGGAACTGTTGCGAACGCTCTATGTGTGCGTAGCACTCGGCTTCCGTGGACAACTGCGGAACGACCCAGAATCGCTTGAATCCTGGATGGAACGTACCAAGGTAAGAATCACGCGAGGAGGCCGTAGCTCTCGGAGCATGGACGTGTTCGATACGCCAATGAGTACTCCCCCCCTGCTTACCGGCGAAAGAGAATTTCGCCGGGCGTCCACCGCAGCCATGGTAGCCACCTTGGCATCCGCCCCCGTAATCACCTACGCCTTGGTACAGTATGTCTTGCGCTAG
- a CDS encoding type VI secretion protein IcmF/TssM N-terminal domain-containing protein: protein MAVQAPSLVLRQMWLPLMFVVAYAIAWFSWWTWLAWRQPSPLSPYPEIQQAWQAGLTGLESAGIKLSDRQVVFMVGSTPSTDNDILASLEVDAVYGPRPLAATAPVRILADEKAVYISAPGVSALSAQAERWCELRHAKLHAVAKPTNTNSKQKQGTLEQGMPITLRAPALVTAGVATPAESGDVTLQSVSASEHAASLPQDETLEDLSIRSMSKAVSDPEEENSVCDSAIAASECESMRTKFAYLVSLIGEARSGQVPFDGVAIFLPGESLDSPSRADLTLRLACGDLNTLSESSGATAPIVCAFTDVDDVEGCGELLNQLPKNRQQLLLGCDIAMDDATSGDSKGVAEQMGQISSLLTPAICLRLFKSAKSQVNTNRQLFAFQHAIARKRENLSKIVASLASRTKQPWPVAGGYLVATGHFHPEVRGFGGCVMQRLLDLPGRAQWTSDAVSLNRSNLCWAKCLWGVAIALGVVSISLLVL, encoded by the coding sequence ATGGCAGTGCAAGCACCTTCGCTCGTGCTGCGCCAAATGTGGTTGCCACTGATGTTTGTAGTCGCCTACGCCATCGCATGGTTTAGTTGGTGGACTTGGTTAGCCTGGCGGCAACCTAGTCCACTATCCCCCTACCCCGAAATTCAACAAGCTTGGCAGGCGGGCCTCACTGGACTGGAAAGTGCGGGCATCAAGTTGAGTGACCGCCAAGTTGTGTTCATGGTCGGCAGCACTCCCAGTACCGACAACGATATTCTTGCTAGCCTTGAGGTTGATGCTGTCTACGGTCCCCGACCTTTAGCTGCTACCGCACCAGTCAGAATATTGGCTGATGAGAAAGCCGTGTATATCTCAGCACCAGGCGTTTCGGCCTTATCGGCTCAAGCCGAACGCTGGTGCGAACTGCGTCACGCAAAGCTACACGCGGTCGCTAAGCCGACGAACACGAATAGTAAGCAGAAACAGGGTACGCTTGAACAAGGTATGCCCATCACTTTGCGGGCACCTGCCTTGGTAACCGCCGGCGTCGCGACACCAGCGGAGAGCGGTGATGTCACACTGCAGTCGGTGAGTGCCAGTGAACACGCAGCGTCGCTGCCGCAGGATGAAACTTTGGAAGATCTCTCGATTCGATCGATGAGCAAAGCAGTCTCAGATCCCGAGGAAGAGAATTCGGTTTGCGATTCGGCGATTGCTGCCAGCGAATGCGAGTCGATGCGAACTAAATTTGCGTATCTCGTTTCGCTCATAGGTGAAGCTCGGTCTGGGCAAGTGCCTTTTGACGGAGTGGCAATTTTCTTGCCGGGTGAGTCTCTCGATTCGCCAAGCAGGGCAGACCTAACGCTTCGCTTGGCCTGTGGAGATCTCAACACGCTTTCTGAGTCGTCCGGCGCCACGGCGCCAATCGTGTGTGCCTTTACCGATGTGGACGATGTCGAAGGTTGCGGAGAACTGTTGAACCAACTGCCTAAGAATCGTCAACAGCTACTACTCGGATGCGATATTGCTATGGATGATGCAACATCGGGCGATAGCAAAGGGGTTGCCGAGCAGATGGGCCAAATCAGTTCACTACTTACTCCTGCTATTTGTTTGCGATTGTTCAAGTCGGCAAAGTCACAAGTCAACACGAATCGCCAGCTTTTTGCGTTTCAGCACGCCATCGCTAGGAAACGGGAAAATCTAAGCAAGATTGTCGCTAGTCTTGCAAGTCGAACGAAGCAGCCATGGCCAGTCGCCGGCGGCTATCTTGTCGCAACAGGCCATTTCCATCCCGAAGTAAGAGGGTTCGGTGGATGTGTGATGCAACGATTGCTCGACTTGCCGGGAAGGGCGCAGTGGACCTCGGACGCGGTGTCGCTGAATCGTAGCAATCTTTGCTGGGCGAAGTGTCTCTGGGGTGTGGCGATAGCGTTGGGCGTGGTATCCATAAGCCTTCTTGTCCTATAG